DNA from Nitrospira sp.:
CAGATCGTCGTGGAGCCGGCGAAGCTGCGAAAATACGATCTGACGCTGCACGATATTTATGATGCCGTGGCCAAGAACAACGCCAACGCCGGAGGCAATGTGCTGGAGCGCCATGCGGAGCGCGCGATCGTTCGCGGCCTTGGCCTCATCAAGACGGTGAGCGATATCGAATCCATCATCGTGAAGGAGGCCGGCGGTACACCGGTGTTCGTGCGCGACGTCGCGGAAGTCCGCATCGGACACGCCGTGCGTCACGGCGCCGTGGTGCTCAACGGCGAGCGCGAGATCGTCACCGGGACGGTGCTCATGATCCGGGGCGGCAACGCCCGCCGGGTGGTCGAAGCCGTCAAGGCGAAGGTGGAGAACCTGCAGCAGGACCATGTTCTTCCGGCGGGTATGAAGATTCTTCCGTTTTACGACCGCATCGAGCTCGTGACGGCTGCGATCAATACAGTGCGGGACGCGTTGATCGAGGGGATTGTGCTGGTCGTCTTCGTGTTCTTCTTCTTTCTGGGCCATGTGCGCAGCGCTATCGTGGTCACGGCGGCGTTGATCGTCACCCCGCTGGCGACGTTCATCGTGATGGAACGGTTCGGACTCTCCGCCAATCTCATGACACTCGGCGGACTGGCCATCGCCATCGGCGAAATCGCGGACGGATCGCTGGTCGTGGTCGAGAACGTCTATCGCCACCTGGCCGAGAATCATGGGGCAGTGAAGAAGAGTAAGCTGGACGTCATTCTGCACGCCACGAAAGAGGTGGGCCGGCCGATTCTCTTCGGGATTCTGATCATTAGCGTGGTGTTCCTGCCGCTCCTGTCGCTCCAGGGGATGGAGGGAAAGATGTTTGCGCCGCTGGCGTATACCCTCGTGATCGCGCTGCTCGCGTCGGTGATCGTTACGCTGACATTGTCGCCGGTGCTCGCCTCGATCATGCTGCGCGGGGATCATCCGGAAGAAACGCGCCTGACGAGCTGGATGAAGCAGCGCTATCGCCCGGTGTTGCAGTGGACGCTGGGTCATCGGAGTGCCGTGCTGGCTGGTTCCACGGCCATCGTGCTGGGCAGCCTTGCGCTGCTTCCGTTCGTCGGGCGCGAATTTATCCCGCTGCTGGAAGAGGGCGCCCTGACGCCGCAGATCGTGCGGTTGCCGAGTGTGTCCCTGCCCGAATCCATCGAGATGGAGAAGCAGGCCCATAAGGCGATGCTGGAATTTCCTGAAGTGCGGATGGCCGTGAGCAAGATCGGACGGCCTGACATCGCGTTCGGGCCGGAAGAACCGAACGAAAGCGATCCGATCGTCTCGCTTCGTGACCGGAGCACGTGGACGACCGCGACCACTCAGCCGAAATTGACCGACGCGATCAGAAACAAGCTGGCGGAGATTCCTGGGATTTCCGTGCTGATGAGCCAGCCCATCCAGGAACGGGTGGACGAGCTCATTTCTGGAATCAGGACGATGTGCGCGATCAAGCTCTACGGAGCGGATCTCGATGTGCTGCACGATAAGGCGGAGGAGATCGCAGCCTTGATGCAGCAGATCAAAGGCGTAAAAGACATCAAGGTCGAGCAGATTGCCGGCCAGCCCTATCTGACGATCGACATCGACCGCCAGAAGATCGCCCGTTTCGGCATCAATGTGGCCGATGTGCAGGAGATCATTGCCACCGCCATCGGCGGCAGGGCCGCGACTCAAGTGTACGAAGGCGAGCGGCGATTCCAATTGACCCTCCGGTTTCCCGAAGCGCAGCGCAACAGTGTGGCGACGATCGGTGAGATTCGGGTGAAAGCCGCTTCCGGCGCGCTCATTCCCATGAGCGAGTTGGGGACCATCGAGATGCGGGAGGGGCCGCTCCGGATCAGCCGCGAACAGGTCACCCGTCGTATCTTCATTGGATTCAATGTCGTGGGGCGCGACATCGGCAGTGTGGTGGATGAAGGGCGTAAAACACTGGCGTCGCAGCTTCGCCTGCCGGAAGGGTACCGGGTGACGTGGGGCGGCGCGTTCGAGAACATGGAACGGGCCAATGCGCGGCTGCTGATCGTCGTGCCGGTCACGCTCGGACTCGTGTTTTTTCTGCTCTTCTGGGCCTTCCATTCCCTGCGGTACGCGACATTGATCATTATGAATCTCCCGTTTGCCTTGATCGGGGGCGTCGTGTCCCTGTGGCTCTCCGGGCAATACTTGAGTGTGCCGGCGTCGATCGGCTTCATTGAGCTGTTCGGCCTGGCGGTGGGGAACGGGATCGTACTGGTGTCCTATATCAATCAGTTGCGCAATGAGGGGGCGCCGCTGGAGGATGCGATCATCACCGGTTGCAGCCTGCGGTTTCGTCCCGTGGTGATGACGATGATGACCACATTGCTCGGGCTTCTCCCGCTCGCTCTCGCGCAAGGTATCGGTGCGGAGGTGCAACGGCCGCTCGCTACCGTCGTCATTGGCGGGCTTTTCACCTCGACCGCGCTCACGCTGGTGGTGTTGCCTGCTCTCTATCGAAGGTTTGCAGAAAAAGAAGTGGGGAAGGAGCATGCGCCGGAGTGGGTGTGAACGGGGTGGCAATGATCTGGCTGACCTTTGTGTGTGGTGCGGTCGTGATTGTCCCTGCCGGGACGAGGCTCTCGCGGTATGGAGATGAGATTGCCGAGTTGACGGGATTTGGGGCGGTCATGGATCGGCGTCGTGTTGGTCGCCGGTGCCACCTCGCTGCCTCCCTTCTTTTCAGAATTGCCAAAATGGTTTTTCAACAGCCTGCCAGAATCTCGCGGTTGGACACGCTGCTGTAGCGATCTCTTCGAGGAACAGCGCCAAGAGTGCGGTGTTCTGCCCCCGTATAGCTTGCCTACTGTGGCTAAATGTCCCCCTCGTCTCACAGTGAGCATGGCGAGTGGTGTGAAACATTAGGAAGTCTCAAGCCGGTTGTGTCGCAGCGAGCAAGGCATTGCTCTTGCTGGCCTTGAACTGTGCGATATTGCCGTGTCTCGCTCACATGACGGATTCAGGCCGGAGTCAATCAGGCTGCAGGGGTGGAGTGGCGTGTCGTAATGCGCGATCACACGTAAGGAGGGGCAAGAGAGATGGAACAGCCCAAGAAAAGCGACGGCTGGCTCGTTTCATTTTTCCGCGAGGTGATTAGCATGCCTCGTCGGCATGTGCTCGTGTTTCTTGTCGCGACCCTGCTGCTCGTCGTCGTAGAAGTCGAGTTGGTCGAGGGGTGGCACCTTGTCCATCTCGTGGAACTTGTGGGCGTGATGGTCTTTCTCTACCTCCTGTGGGCCGCTTGGCGAGTGCGGCGTGAAAGGACCAAGCCCCGCCATCTGTCGACCAAGAGCGAGTAGGAAACTGAACACCCCTATTCGTAGGTAAGAATCACCATTTAATTCTTAGGGAGGGATAACAACGCCATGACAGCTATTCAGAAAACAACAGGAACGACAGGGGCAAAGCAGTTGCGCCAGACACAGCATGATCGAGAAAAAGAGGGGAAGGGGCGTACGCAAGACAAGTCGGGAACCGCTCGTGGAGTTGCTAGCGGGAATCCCATCGAGCTACCCAATGGCATGTGGGAACGGATCGCGATGAAAAGCTACGAGTTTTGGGAACAACGCGGGTGCCGCGAGGGCCATGACCTCCAGGATTGGTTCGACGCGGAGGCCATCGTGATGGATGAGATCCATGAAGCCCGCGAGTGATACGCCCGCAGTATGGACGATGCTCTTGCTGCAATTATTCGGACGAGCGGCCAGGGGCGAGGGGTGACGAGAAGGAGTTTCTTCTCTCTCGCCTCGTGCCACGTGCCCCTCGCCCGGCGTCGATGCGAGGTCGTCACGAACCGTTAGGAATTATGCAGGTGAGGCGAACACC
Protein-coding regions in this window:
- a CDS encoding DUF2934 domain-containing protein, encoding MTAIQKTTGTTGAKQLRQTQHDREKEGKGRTQDKSGTARGVASGNPIELPNGMWERIAMKSYEFWEQRGCREGHDLQDWFDAEAIVMDEIHEARE
- a CDS encoding CusA/CzcA family heavy metal efflux RND transporter, encoding MIASLLEFSLRQRILILGLACLLSVAGLWAFQSIPIDAYPDVTNIQVQVLTDAPGLSPVEVERFITYPLELQMTGLPGLAEIRSLSKFALSQVTVVFNDDVDIYFARQLVLERMIAAKERLPEGLDPVMAPVSTGLGEVYQYYVEGPGAGATDPAMAEAELTDQRTLQDWVLRPLLKSVPGVIDVNGMGGFVKQYQIVVEPAKLRKYDLTLHDIYDAVAKNNANAGGNVLERHAERAIVRGLGLIKTVSDIESIIVKEAGGTPVFVRDVAEVRIGHAVRHGAVVLNGEREIVTGTVLMIRGGNARRVVEAVKAKVENLQQDHVLPAGMKILPFYDRIELVTAAINTVRDALIEGIVLVVFVFFFFLGHVRSAIVVTAALIVTPLATFIVMERFGLSANLMTLGGLAIAIGEIADGSLVVVENVYRHLAENHGAVKKSKLDVILHATKEVGRPILFGILIISVVFLPLLSLQGMEGKMFAPLAYTLVIALLASVIVTLTLSPVLASIMLRGDHPEETRLTSWMKQRYRPVLQWTLGHRSAVLAGSTAIVLGSLALLPFVGREFIPLLEEGALTPQIVRLPSVSLPESIEMEKQAHKAMLEFPEVRMAVSKIGRPDIAFGPEEPNESDPIVSLRDRSTWTTATTQPKLTDAIRNKLAEIPGISVLMSQPIQERVDELISGIRTMCAIKLYGADLDVLHDKAEEIAALMQQIKGVKDIKVEQIAGQPYLTIDIDRQKIARFGINVADVQEIIATAIGGRAATQVYEGERRFQLTLRFPEAQRNSVATIGEIRVKAASGALIPMSELGTIEMREGPLRISREQVTRRIFIGFNVVGRDIGSVVDEGRKTLASQLRLPEGYRVTWGGAFENMERANARLLIVVPVTLGLVFFLLFWAFHSLRYATLIIMNLPFALIGGVVSLWLSGQYLSVPASIGFIELFGLAVGNGIVLVSYINQLRNEGAPLEDAIITGCSLRFRPVVMTMMTTLLGLLPLALAQGIGAEVQRPLATVVIGGLFTSTALTLVVLPALYRRFAEKEVGKEHAPEWV